Proteins encoded in a region of the Haloarchaeobius salinus genome:
- a CDS encoding lysylphosphatidylglycerol synthase transmembrane domain-containing protein: MSGASGGAFGGLFDSRTLAKMGVGFAISLLLVYLLGTAVGWERTLDQLAAADPLWIAAGCLSTFLCLASWGRAWQIVLAVGGVEVPYRKLVVTYFAATFANYVTPFGQAGGEPFIAYVLARDTEADYEQSLASVVTADLLNLLPFFNFAAVGTAYLVVQTSLGDTETVGNLVLVLGLLAVSIPLLVWFGWRHRWAVEEVVVWLVRPVARFTGRVSVDGTRGRIERFYASLEDIASEPRELARALGYSYVGWLFFTLPLVAALRAVDATMRTLLVFFIVPASTIAGLVPTPGGLGAVEGALTGLLVEIGELPADTAFAVTTLYRVESFVFALVVGGIAALWVTARV, translated from the coding sequence GTGAGTGGAGCATCCGGCGGGGCGTTCGGCGGCCTGTTCGACAGCCGGACGCTCGCGAAGATGGGCGTTGGTTTCGCCATCTCGCTGCTGCTCGTCTACCTCCTCGGTACCGCGGTCGGCTGGGAGCGCACGCTCGACCAGCTCGCAGCGGCCGACCCACTGTGGATTGCAGCCGGCTGTCTGTCGACGTTCCTGTGTCTGGCGTCGTGGGGCCGCGCGTGGCAGATCGTCCTCGCCGTCGGCGGCGTCGAGGTGCCGTATCGAAAGCTCGTCGTCACCTACTTCGCCGCGACGTTCGCGAACTACGTCACCCCGTTCGGGCAGGCCGGTGGCGAGCCGTTCATCGCCTACGTGCTCGCCCGCGACACCGAGGCCGACTACGAGCAGAGCCTCGCGAGCGTCGTCACCGCGGACCTGCTCAACCTGCTCCCGTTCTTCAACTTCGCCGCGGTCGGCACTGCTTACCTCGTCGTCCAGACCTCGCTCGGCGACACGGAGACCGTCGGCAACCTCGTGCTCGTGCTGGGACTGCTCGCGGTGAGTATCCCCCTCCTCGTCTGGTTCGGCTGGCGGCACCGCTGGGCGGTCGAAGAGGTCGTGGTCTGGCTCGTCCGTCCCGTCGCCCGCTTCACCGGCCGGGTGAGTGTCGACGGCACCAGAGGGCGCATCGAGCGGTTCTACGCCTCCCTCGAGGACATCGCGAGCGAGCCCCGGGAACTCGCCCGGGCGCTCGGGTACTCCTACGTCGGCTGGCTGTTCTTCACGTTGCCGCTGGTCGCCGCGCTCCGGGCGGTCGACGCGACGATGCGGACGCTGCTCGTCTTCTTCATCGTCCCCGCGAGCACCATCGCCGGGCTGGTGCCGACGCCGGGCGGGCTGGGTGCCGTGGAGGGCGCGCTCACCGGCCTGCTCGTCGAGATCGGGGAACTCCCAGCCGATACGGCCTTCGCGGTGACGACGCTCTACCGCGTCGAGAGCTTCGTGTTCGCGCTGGTGGTGGGCGGGATCGCGGCGCTGTGGGTGACGGCGCGGGTGTGA
- a CDS encoding ketopantoate reductase family protein, translating to MRIVVYGAGSLGSLLGGLLQVDGHDVTLVGRDPHVATVRADGLRVETPDGDELVHPEATTDGTGLDADLALVTVKAFDTETAARDLATGSFDAVCSLQNGMGNEAILAGHVDCPVYAGTVTYGAILHEPGRVECTGVGGVVVGFHEGGGGPADNLLERALVGGGLVAEVAEDMPRRLWEKLAVNAGINTVTALTRSENGVLLDGTANGLARDAARETARVARGHDVRLSNREAVAAVEEVAEATAANTSSMLQDIEAGRRTEVDAITGHVVDRAGEIRDADVDVPVCETATRLLRAWEAARGLR from the coding sequence ATGCGAATCGTCGTCTACGGCGCGGGCAGCCTCGGCAGCCTCCTCGGCGGGCTCCTCCAGGTCGACGGCCACGACGTGACCCTCGTGGGCCGAGACCCCCACGTCGCCACCGTCCGGGCCGACGGCCTTCGCGTCGAGACACCCGACGGGGACGAGCTGGTACACCCGGAGGCGACGACCGACGGGACCGGCCTCGACGCCGACCTGGCGCTCGTGACGGTGAAGGCGTTCGACACCGAGACCGCCGCCCGCGACCTCGCCACCGGGAGCTTCGACGCGGTCTGCTCGCTCCAGAACGGGATGGGCAACGAGGCCATCCTCGCCGGACACGTCGACTGCCCGGTGTACGCCGGCACGGTCACCTACGGGGCCATCCTCCACGAGCCCGGCCGCGTCGAGTGCACCGGCGTCGGCGGGGTCGTCGTCGGCTTCCACGAGGGCGGGGGCGGTCCCGCGGACAACCTGCTCGAACGCGCGCTCGTCGGCGGCGGGCTCGTCGCCGAGGTCGCCGAAGACATGCCACGCCGCCTCTGGGAGAAGCTCGCAGTCAACGCCGGAATCAACACCGTCACCGCGCTCACCCGGAGCGAGAACGGCGTGCTGCTCGACGGCACCGCCAACGGGCTCGCCCGCGATGCCGCCCGCGAGACCGCCCGCGTCGCCCGCGGCCACGACGTGCGCCTGTCGAACCGTGAGGCCGTCGCCGCGGTCGAGGAGGTTGCCGAGGCCACCGCCGCGAACACCTCCTCGATGCTGCAGGATATCGAGGCCGGCCGGCGCACCGAGGTCGACGCCATCACCGGCCACGTCGTCGACCGTGCCGGGGAGATCCGGGACGCCGACGTCGACGTGCCCGTGTGCGAGACGGCGACGCGGCTGCTCAGGGCGTGGGAGGCGGCGCGGGGGCTGCGGTGA
- a CDS encoding DUF7130 family rubredoxin-like protein: MSQQDEKPRISFGTGIFTEDGTKVGHVRGFDEHGFHVTAEEGIEGLSIEHHRAGHEFGEGELMWRCWGCGEMGKLDADIPDECPSCGTEKEDIYYWTED; encoded by the coding sequence ATGAGCCAGCAAGACGAGAAGCCACGCATCAGCTTCGGCACGGGCATCTTCACGGAGGACGGCACGAAGGTCGGACACGTCCGCGGCTTCGACGAGCACGGCTTCCACGTGACCGCGGAGGAGGGCATCGAGGGACTGAGCATCGAGCACCACCGCGCCGGCCACGAGTTCGGCGAGGGCGAGCTGATGTGGCGTTGCTGGGGGTGCGGCGAGATGGGCAAGCTCGACGCCGACATCCCCGACGAGTGCCCGAGCTGTGGCACAGAGAAGGAGGACATCTACTACTGGACCGAGGACTGA
- a CDS encoding threonine aldolase family protein — protein MIDLRSDTVTKPDEAMREAAATAPVGDDVYEEDPTVNELEAEAADLVGMADALFVPTGTMGNQVAVRTHTERGQEVLSERESHVVKWELGGMAQLASLQVRTFDGGERGVPTPEQVREGYVAEDLHRPGTGLLTLENSHNSKGGVAITPEEIAAAAAAAHDLDVPVHLDGARLFNAAVSLDVPATDITEHVDSVMFCLSKGLGAPVGSILAGSAEFIERARRNRKLFGGGMRQAGVIAGPGLQALGNVERLAEDHANARALAVGLDAVEGLSAAEPDTNIVLVDTSASGLTADEFLDRCAAEDVLGSAFGEYVVRFCTHWDVDETDIETAVERIEGVL, from the coding sequence ATGATCGACCTACGCAGCGACACGGTCACGAAGCCGGACGAGGCGATGCGGGAGGCGGCCGCCACGGCACCGGTCGGCGACGACGTGTACGAGGAGGACCCGACGGTGAACGAACTGGAGGCCGAAGCGGCGGACCTCGTGGGCATGGCGGACGCGCTGTTCGTGCCGACGGGGACGATGGGCAACCAGGTGGCGGTGCGGACGCACACCGAGCGCGGCCAGGAGGTGCTGTCCGAGCGCGAGAGCCACGTCGTGAAGTGGGAGCTCGGCGGGATGGCACAGCTCGCCTCGCTGCAGGTGCGGACGTTCGACGGGGGCGAGCGCGGGGTTCCCACACCCGAGCAGGTGCGCGAGGGCTACGTCGCGGAGGACCTGCACCGGCCCGGAACGGGGCTGCTGACGCTGGAGAACTCGCACAACTCGAAGGGCGGGGTGGCCATCACGCCCGAGGAGATCGCGGCGGCCGCGGCGGCGGCGCACGACCTCGACGTGCCGGTGCACCTGGACGGCGCGCGGCTGTTCAACGCGGCGGTGTCGCTGGACGTGCCGGCGACCGACATCACCGAGCACGTGGACTCGGTGATGTTCTGTCTCTCGAAGGGGCTGGGCGCGCCGGTCGGCTCCATCCTCGCGGGTTCGGCGGAGTTCATCGAGCGTGCGCGCCGCAACCGGAAGCTGTTCGGCGGCGGGATGCGCCAGGCGGGCGTCATCGCGGGGCCGGGGCTGCAGGCGCTCGGGAACGTCGAGCGGCTGGCCGAGGACCACGCGAACGCACGGGCGCTCGCGGTGGGGTTGGACGCGGTCGAGGGCCTGTCGGCGGCCGAGCCGGACACGAACATCGTGCTCGTGGACACGTCGGCGTCGGGGCTGACCGCGGACGAGTTCCTCGACCGGTGTGCGGCCGAGGACGTGCTGGGTTCGGCGTTCGGCGAGTACGTCGTCCGGTTCTGTACGCACTGGGACGTCGACGAAACCGACATCGAGACGGCCGTGGAGCGGATCGAGGGCGTGCTCTAG
- a CDS encoding DUF7859 family protein, whose translation MQTPVPAQVDGFFDDPFTLFVVVVLLALIFFFYLLLRRTMLGFREGMEKGSGKN comes from the coding sequence ATGCAGACACCCGTCCCGGCACAGGTCGACGGCTTCTTCGACGACCCGTTCACGCTGTTCGTCGTCGTCGTGCTGCTCGCGCTCATCTTCTTCTTCTACCTGCTGCTCCGACGCACCATGCTTGGCTTCAGGGAGGGCATGGAGAAGGGCTCCGGGAAGAACTAG
- a CDS encoding ArsR/SmtB family transcription factor, translating to MADLLPSSPDTSAADDAEPRVIGLDSDDADDLIGALSSSTAREVLTALHDEPATPSQLADAVDTSLQNTQYHLEKLEDAEIIEVVDTAYSAKGREMKVYAPADQPLVVFAGGSEQSTGLKAAISRLLGAFGLLGAGSLLVQQTFGGGLGSFFDFGASPPSGEPLPPPATETVASNPNDTATTTAVETTTEATRVAADTAGASVSPGLAFLLGGTVILAAGFAYWYTANR from the coding sequence ATGGCGGACCTGTTGCCCTCCTCTCCGGATACGTCGGCCGCCGACGACGCGGAGCCCCGCGTCATCGGCCTCGACAGCGACGACGCCGACGACCTCATCGGGGCACTCTCCTCGTCGACGGCGCGTGAGGTGCTGACCGCACTCCACGACGAACCGGCGACACCCTCTCAGCTCGCCGACGCCGTCGACACCTCCCTCCAGAACACGCAGTACCACCTGGAGAAGCTCGAGGACGCGGAGATCATCGAGGTGGTGGATACGGCGTACTCCGCGAAGGGCCGGGAGATGAAGGTGTACGCGCCGGCCGACCAGCCGCTCGTCGTCTTCGCCGGCGGCTCGGAGCAGTCGACGGGGCTGAAGGCGGCCATCTCCCGACTGCTCGGTGCGTTCGGCCTGCTCGGGGCGGGGTCGTTGCTCGTCCAGCAGACGTTCGGTGGCGGACTCGGCTCGTTCTTCGACTTCGGCGCGAGCCCCCCCAGTGGGGAGCCGCTCCCCCCGCCGGCGACCGAGACGGTCGCGAGCAACCCGAACGACACGGCGACGACCACGGCCGTCGAGACGACGACGGAGGCCACACGCGTCGCCGCAGACACGGCGGGTGCGTCGGTCTCGCCCGGGCTGGCGTTCCTGCTCGGCGGGACGGTCATCCTCGCCGCCGGCTTCGCCTACTGGTACACGGCGAACCGGTAG
- a CDS encoding metallophosphoesterase, translating to MLVVCSDTHSHTGHALTGRTREAVATADLVVHAGDFVSPDALDAFYEVAPELRAVHGNADTPAVTERLPTARVVDYEGVRIAVTHRRDGGATGLRMFGRGKGADLVVSGHTHRPTVVETGDVTLLNPGSHAQPRGNRPGHAELEPTDDGLSGRIVQPDGTLVAGFSVSAGGRDGQD from the coding sequence ATGCTCGTCGTCTGCTCCGACACACACTCCCACACCGGGCACGCCCTGACCGGCCGGACCCGCGAGGCCGTCGCGACCGCCGACCTCGTGGTCCACGCGGGCGACTTCGTCTCCCCCGACGCGCTCGACGCGTTCTACGAGGTCGCCCCGGAGCTCCGGGCCGTCCACGGCAACGCCGACACGCCCGCGGTCACCGAACGGCTCCCCACGGCGCGCGTCGTCGACTACGAGGGCGTCCGCATCGCGGTGACACACCGACGCGACGGCGGCGCGACCGGCCTGCGGATGTTCGGTCGCGGGAAGGGCGCGGACCTGGTCGTCTCCGGGCACACGCACCGCCCGACCGTCGTCGAGACCGGCGACGTGACCCTGCTGAACCCCGGCAGTCACGCCCAGCCACGCGGGAACCGCCCAGGCCACGCCGAGCTCGAACCGACCGACGACGGGCTCTCGGGGCGCATCGTCCAGCCCGACGGCACGCTCGTCGCGGGGTTCTCGGTGTCCGCGGGCGGTCGCGACGGTCAGGACTGA
- a CDS encoding cation diffusion facilitator family transporter — translation MASSKSVVIAALIANGAIAIMKFVGYLLTGSPAMLSETYHSISDTGNQVFLLVGIRYSGKEASRSHPFGYGKAQFFYSFLVSVLLFAIAGWESAKHGYNAIVHPHEPTVRDPTVFGVTFPAEWVNYSVLMGAIVFEAWALWKANKALKLQMEKHGWSTYREAFRKTSDVTTLTAFTEDTIAMAGAGIALFGVYLTNVTGNQLYDAVSALIIGLLLMFFAVALAWENKRLLLGESLAKDEESELRKAVRAGEGVVSVNDFRTVYFGPGRLIVTADVSFEDELDTAEIDATISAIEAELKELDDSVKTVYIEPETRNGDASAA, via the coding sequence ATGGCCTCGAGCAAGTCGGTCGTCATCGCCGCACTCATCGCCAACGGGGCGATCGCGATCATGAAGTTCGTCGGGTACCTCCTGACCGGGAGCCCGGCGATGCTCTCCGAGACGTACCACTCCATCTCCGACACGGGCAACCAGGTGTTCCTGCTGGTCGGCATCCGCTACTCCGGCAAGGAGGCGAGCCGCAGCCACCCGTTCGGCTACGGGAAGGCGCAGTTCTTCTACTCCTTCCTCGTCAGCGTGCTGCTCTTTGCCATCGCGGGCTGGGAGTCCGCGAAGCACGGCTACAACGCCATCGTGCACCCACACGAGCCGACGGTGAGGGACCCGACGGTCTTCGGGGTCACGTTCCCCGCCGAGTGGGTCAACTACAGCGTCCTCATGGGAGCCATCGTCTTCGAGGCCTGGGCGCTCTGGAAGGCGAACAAGGCGCTGAAGCTGCAGATGGAGAAGCACGGCTGGTCGACCTACCGCGAGGCCTTCCGGAAGACCAGCGACGTGACCACCCTCACCGCGTTCACCGAGGACACCATCGCGATGGCCGGCGCGGGTATCGCGCTGTTCGGGGTCTACCTCACGAACGTGACGGGGAACCAGCTCTACGACGCCGTCTCCGCGCTCATCATCGGGCTGTTGCTCATGTTCTTCGCGGTCGCACTCGCCTGGGAGAACAAGCGCCTGCTGCTCGGCGAGTCGCTCGCGAAGGACGAGGAGTCGGAGCTCCGGAAGGCCGTCCGCGCGGGCGAGGGCGTCGTCTCCGTCAACGACTTCCGGACGGTGTACTTCGGCCCCGGTCGCCTCATCGTCACCGCGGACGTCTCGTTCGAGGACGAACTCGACACCGCCGAGATCGACGCCACGATCAGCGCCATCGAGGCGGAGCTCAAGGAACTCGACGACTCGGTGAAGACGGTGTACATCGAGCCCGAGACCAGGAACGGCGACGCCTCGGCGGCCTGA